Proteins encoded by one window of Phycisphaerae bacterium:
- a CDS encoding tetratricopeptide repeat protein produces the protein MTVRRRPRSRGLRIFVWLVVALIIIGGAGTAAFSLYKYRRQQNTTKLLATARSAVEQNNFDEARNAYRQYLYRKPDDIEAMASYVDLLMNQLSESPRLVGETLSALRKLYQLQPENDDACKKLSDLLLGLREFTEAQALANNWRKRAPNSINAVQAEAVALRGLKRYDEAAMLLESTVADHPDAAALYPLLVALYSVELNNPDTARKWLDEGLKQAPEAPAIHLAAFGYFKGQGDDTAAERHLTEALTLAPNDLDTLYPAIVFFIAQDRLSEADELLKRARSEFPMDRSILVLQADYATQVDKPDVLRKAAEDLLARVRDEFDMDLVARAGELFLTAGDLQQADQCIQQLVEVKEPSVRLTDRLNALRARRALATDQAYAALTGLEELRHRRGDDPKTLELLALAYGNTGAVASARKYYQQLLAHVPDSAAARLAAARFELQQGQTDTARSILERVNTDRPEELQQLEGAQLTADLLDWAAADRPADQRAALIERLVAFAKSPPATPQTARLLARCLDLAQFPSETSNLVRQRETDPETGLIILSARGRSMLARGERTGVGPIADRLIAEPEFAPDGYTLKVRALLADDNLDDAADLARTPELPADIRGRLASVLADHERQAGHVDTAREWFETATKLIPQDVTSRIRLVELSDSLGGAEKWIDQIRAIEGERGLTWRFQRASALMRFGSTTDEAQEAMDLLTACVTERPEWVEARAALSTTQERLGRIDDAIESIQDAIVRQPELADGSLGLRLVSLLKQRGRFDEADRHLARLVNLFPSNPDVLQQRTEQLIRERRISAAAEVAERVLAAGRTDADWVGLTGDLLIAAGKPDRAESILRSALEGQAESTSLQWTLVRALVAQNRQEEAESFLRTSADQNRTAESYLLLARFLELLERPTDAEAAVTAALELAPDSPSTLAAAAEFWGARGDRDRRLDFARRAVLASGKDPQSSLAWAESLAQGGSPKDRAEAEAIVERRLAEDPNDARALVIAGRLAGSAEPPRLEEAAQHLSRAIELQPSVTQAYAILAAVQMRLGKLIQADATIENGLIRQPEDVELLLLRAELDGYRGQIDRTIPTLRRVLELRPRMPQAVARLADAYIQTGAADRGIAFLEQSAGRTPTVAEMLAVGRLYDAQGNHEKARQQFENALKESNGSAEAFQFLLHHLVGQGDYVAIRDLAETRKQSNPDDVSSLAVAAQMLGSHPSDAGMRDLGIRMLFVIASEHPDQAADAMYRAGLCLYQQNDFAAAESRFLEARQLEPASPEPVNALAWLYVRHLKRPKEAADMVREYLAAGGRKTGELLDTYGTALLAAGDYVGAETNLNNAIEIAGQSPTLTAAHFHLGQVAAETNRIDLAREHLLKARELDARLSGLDDADRQYLADFLANDKPLTPGTSGPK, from the coding sequence ATGACCGTTCGCCGTCGTCCGCGGTCCCGCGGACTCCGTATCTTCGTCTGGCTGGTCGTTGCGCTAATCATCATCGGCGGCGCCGGCACGGCCGCGTTTTCACTCTACAAGTACCGCCGCCAACAGAACACCACAAAGCTGCTCGCGACTGCCCGTTCCGCCGTCGAACAGAACAACTTCGACGAAGCACGGAACGCCTATCGGCAGTACCTCTATCGCAAGCCCGACGACATCGAGGCCATGGCTTCTTACGTCGATCTCTTGATGAATCAGCTGTCGGAGTCGCCGCGCCTCGTCGGCGAAACGCTCTCCGCTTTGCGGAAGCTCTATCAACTCCAGCCCGAGAATGATGACGCGTGCAAGAAGCTCTCCGATCTCCTCCTGGGCCTGCGCGAGTTCACCGAGGCCCAGGCACTGGCGAACAACTGGCGGAAGCGTGCCCCGAACTCCATCAACGCCGTGCAGGCGGAAGCCGTCGCACTCCGCGGACTCAAGCGTTACGACGAGGCCGCGATGCTCCTCGAATCAACGGTGGCAGACCACCCCGATGCCGCCGCACTCTATCCGCTGCTCGTTGCGCTGTACTCCGTCGAGCTGAACAATCCGGACACAGCAAGAAAATGGCTTGACGAAGGGTTGAAACAGGCACCTGAGGCTCCCGCCATTCACCTGGCTGCGTTCGGCTATTTCAAAGGGCAGGGAGATGATACGGCCGCAGAGCGTCATCTCACCGAAGCACTGACACTTGCCCCCAACGATTTGGATACGCTCTATCCTGCGATCGTCTTTTTCATCGCCCAGGATCGCCTGAGCGAAGCGGACGAACTCCTCAAGCGGGCACGGTCCGAATTCCCCATGGACCGCAGCATACTCGTTCTCCAGGCCGACTACGCCACGCAGGTCGACAAGCCGGATGTCCTGCGCAAAGCCGCCGAGGACCTCCTCGCCCGGGTTCGCGATGAATTCGACATGGACCTTGTCGCCCGCGCCGGAGAGCTCTTTCTCACCGCCGGGGACCTTCAACAGGCCGACCAATGCATTCAGCAACTCGTCGAGGTCAAGGAGCCCTCCGTCCGCTTGACCGATCGACTCAATGCCCTCCGGGCTCGACGGGCTCTCGCCACGGACCAGGCGTACGCAGCGCTAACCGGACTTGAGGAGCTGCGGCACCGCCGCGGGGACGATCCAAAGACACTCGAACTTCTCGCCTTGGCCTATGGAAACACCGGCGCCGTGGCATCGGCCCGAAAATACTACCAGCAGCTTCTGGCACACGTACCGGACAGCGCCGCCGCCCGGCTGGCCGCAGCCCGCTTCGAACTCCAACAAGGCCAGACCGACACGGCTCGTAGCATTCTCGAACGTGTCAATACGGACCGCCCCGAGGAGCTCCAACAACTAGAGGGTGCGCAGCTCACGGCTGATCTGCTCGACTGGGCGGCCGCCGACCGCCCGGCCGACCAGCGTGCGGCACTGATCGAACGACTCGTCGCATTTGCGAAAAGTCCACCAGCAACACCGCAGACGGCTCGGCTTCTCGCCCGCTGCCTGGACTTGGCCCAATTCCCCAGCGAAACGAGTAATTTGGTCCGGCAGCGTGAGACCGATCCCGAAACCGGACTGATTATTCTGTCCGCGCGCGGACGATCCATGTTGGCTCGCGGGGAACGCACCGGTGTCGGGCCCATCGCCGACCGACTGATCGCCGAGCCCGAGTTCGCACCGGACGGATATACGCTCAAGGTCCGAGCACTGCTCGCAGATGACAACCTTGACGACGCCGCTGATCTGGCGCGAACCCCTGAACTGCCCGCGGATATTCGTGGTCGATTGGCCTCGGTTTTGGCCGATCATGAGCGTCAAGCCGGTCACGTGGACACCGCTCGCGAGTGGTTTGAGACCGCGACCAAGCTAATTCCGCAAGACGTGACATCCCGCATCCGCCTCGTGGAGCTTTCCGATTCGCTGGGTGGCGCGGAGAAGTGGATTGATCAGATACGTGCGATTGAGGGCGAACGGGGACTCACGTGGCGCTTCCAGCGCGCTTCCGCACTGATGCGCTTCGGCTCGACGACCGACGAAGCGCAGGAAGCGATGGATCTGCTGACCGCCTGTGTGACCGAACGACCCGAATGGGTCGAAGCGCGGGCGGCGCTGTCCACGACCCAGGAACGCCTCGGACGCATCGACGATGCCATCGAGTCCATTCAGGATGCCATCGTGCGGCAGCCGGAATTGGCCGACGGGTCGCTCGGGCTCCGCCTCGTTTCACTCTTGAAGCAACGCGGGCGGTTTGACGAAGCCGACCGCCATCTGGCAAGGCTGGTCAATCTCTTCCCCAGTAACCCCGACGTTCTCCAGCAGCGTACGGAACAGCTTATTCGAGAGCGCAGGATCTCCGCTGCCGCCGAAGTGGCCGAACGGGTTCTGGCCGCCGGCCGGACCGATGCAGACTGGGTCGGACTGACCGGCGATTTACTGATCGCCGCCGGCAAACCCGATCGGGCCGAGTCCATCCTGCGATCCGCATTGGAGGGGCAGGCAGAATCCACGTCGCTCCAATGGACGCTGGTCCGCGCCCTCGTGGCGCAAAACCGCCAGGAAGAAGCCGAGTCCTTCCTGAGAACCTCAGCCGATCAGAACAGGACCGCCGAGTCGTACCTGCTTCTCGCTCGCTTTCTCGAACTCCTCGAACGGCCGACGGATGCCGAAGCAGCGGTCACGGCGGCCCTGGAACTTGCCCCGGATTCACCTTCGACCCTCGCGGCTGCCGCTGAGTTTTGGGGAGCACGCGGCGACCGCGATCGCCGGCTCGACTTCGCCCGACGCGCCGTGCTTGCCTCGGGGAAGGATCCGCAGAGCTCGCTCGCGTGGGCGGAATCCTTGGCCCAGGGCGGATCCCCCAAGGACCGCGCCGAAGCCGAGGCCATCGTTGAACGGCGTCTCGCTGAAGATCCGAATGACGCACGGGCACTGGTCATTGCAGGACGACTCGCCGGCAGTGCGGAGCCGCCGCGACTTGAAGAAGCAGCGCAGCACCTGAGCCGTGCCATCGAGTTGCAGCCGTCGGTCACGCAGGCATACGCCATTCTGGCGGCCGTGCAGATGCGCCTGGGGAAACTGATCCAGGCGGACGCAACCATCGAAAACGGCTTGATCCGGCAGCCCGAGGATGTTGAACTGCTCCTCCTCCGTGCGGAGCTGGATGGCTATCGAGGGCAGATTGATCGCACGATTCCCACGCTACGCCGGGTATTGGAGCTTCGTCCGCGCATGCCCCAGGCCGTGGCGCGATTGGCTGATGCGTATATTCAAACCGGTGCGGCCGACCGCGGCATTGCGTTCCTGGAACAATCCGCCGGACGTACTCCCACTGTCGCCGAGATGCTCGCCGTGGGGCGGCTGTATGACGCCCAAGGGAATCATGAGAAGGCCCGGCAGCAATTCGAGAATGCCTTGAAGGAGTCGAACGGATCCGCCGAGGCATTTCAGTTCCTGCTGCACCATTTGGTCGGCCAGGGCGACTACGTCGCCATCCGCGATCTCGCCGAGACCAGGAAACAATCGAATCCGGACGACGTCTCGTCCCTCGCTGTCGCGGCTCAGATGCTCGGCAGCCACCCAAGCGATGCGGGGATGCGGGATCTGGGAATCAGGATGCTTTTCGTTATCGCAAGTGAGCATCCCGACCAGGCCGCCGATGCCATGTATCGGGCGGGATTGTGCCTGTACCAGCAGAACGACTTTGCCGCGGCGGAATCGCGCTTTCTGGAAGCGCGCCAACTCGAGCCTGCCTCACCCGAACCCGTTAACGCCCTTGCATGGCTGTACGTCCGCCACCTCAAACGTCCGAAGGAGGCTGCAGATATGGTCCGCGAATACCTGGCTGCGGGAGGCCGGAAAACGGGCGAGTTGCTCGATACCTACGGAACCGCCTTGCTGGCCGCAGGAGATTACGTAGGAGCTGAAACCAACCTGAATAACGCAATAGAGATCGCAGGACAGTCGCCTACATTAACGGCCGCCCATTTCCATCTGGGCCAGGTCGCGGCAGAAACGAATCGTATCGATCTTGCTCGGGAGCACCTGCTCAAGGCCAGGGAGCTTGATGCGCGTCTCTCCGGGCTCGACGACGCCGACCGACAGTACCTCGCGGACTTCCTGGCGAACGACAAGCCCTTGACTCCCGGTACATCCGGGCCGAAGTAG
- a CDS encoding decaprenyl-phosphate phosphoribosyltransferase, which translates to MADSIESGTSSATPRDLIALLRPQQWVKNVVVFAGPAAGLKLSSIEGVLNACVAFVAFCFAASSIYALNDTIDREVDARHPTKRHRPIARGAISPTVALILAGALAASAFALTALLVNLTVTAILALYLITMIAYSLALKERVILDVILLASGFVMRAWAGAASVDLVTSEWLVACVFTICLFFGFGKRRCESTMIGDGDAAGEHRKTLVRYTPQLLTHLIAVSAAIAIVTFLLYTVEPSRSPTPFHKEYLFYTLPIVVYGVFRFAMLTELGIYAGPTEIILKDRMMVAAIVVWGAIALGIAYHDPIVRGLGMENWVWGPPGR; encoded by the coding sequence GTGGCCGACTCTATCGAATCGGGCACGTCGTCGGCCACGCCGCGCGACCTGATCGCCCTGCTGCGCCCGCAGCAATGGGTCAAGAATGTCGTCGTGTTTGCCGGTCCCGCGGCCGGCCTGAAGCTCTCCTCAATTGAAGGCGTCCTCAATGCCTGCGTGGCATTTGTGGCGTTTTGCTTCGCGGCGAGCTCGATCTATGCGCTCAACGACACGATTGATCGCGAAGTTGACGCACGTCACCCCACCAAGCGCCATCGACCCATCGCGCGCGGAGCGATCTCACCCACGGTCGCCTTGATCCTCGCTGGTGCGCTTGCTGCTTCGGCGTTCGCATTGACCGCGCTTCTCGTCAACCTGACGGTAACGGCCATCCTGGCCCTTTATCTGATCACGATGATCGCTTACTCCCTTGCTCTCAAGGAGCGAGTCATCCTCGATGTTATCCTTCTTGCGTCAGGGTTCGTCATGCGCGCCTGGGCTGGCGCCGCTTCGGTCGATCTGGTCACATCCGAATGGCTCGTCGCCTGCGTCTTCACCATTTGCCTCTTCTTTGGATTCGGTAAGCGTCGCTGCGAATCGACCATGATCGGCGACGGTGATGCCGCAGGCGAGCATCGCAAGACACTGGTCCGTTACACGCCGCAGCTCCTCACGCACCTGATCGCCGTCTCCGCCGCAATTGCGATCGTCACTTTCCTGCTCTACACCGTCGAGCCTTCGCGTTCTCCCACGCCCTTCCACAAGGAGTATCTCTTTTACACGCTGCCCATCGTGGTTTATGGTGTCTTCCGCTTCGCGATGCTCACTGAATTGGGCATCTATGCGGGACCAACCGAGATCATCCTCAAAGACCGCATGATGGTCGCCGCCATTGTTGTATGGGGTGCGATTGCGTTGGGCATAGCCTACCATGACCCGATCGTGCGCGGTCTCGGAATGGAGAACTGGGTCTGGGGTCCACCGGGTCGATAG
- a CDS encoding DUF1475 family protein yields the protein MKLSGLETRFLAGAGAILALTLAGGIVWASMASTLSAGLSHLAADRWGVVTLVDVYAGAFVVAAWMWNVERRLSTWLPWCVALLCLGHLVSVAYLVVRALRAATLQDIFSGRCGQPS from the coding sequence ATGAAACTGTCAGGCCTTGAGACGCGCTTTCTGGCGGGAGCGGGAGCAATTCTGGCCCTGACGCTGGCGGGTGGCATCGTCTGGGCTTCGATGGCCTCAACTCTCTCCGCAGGGCTCTCCCATCTTGCCGCCGATCGTTGGGGCGTCGTCACCTTGGTGGATGTCTACGCCGGAGCATTTGTGGTCGCTGCGTGGATGTGGAATGTGGAACGCCGGCTCTCGACGTGGTTGCCCTGGTGCGTTGCCCTTCTTTGCCTGGGGCACCTCGTTTCCGTCGCCTATCTGGTCGTACGTGCGTTGCGAGCGGCGACGCTCCAAGACATATTCTCCGGCCGCTGCGGTCAACCATCTTGA
- a CDS encoding class I SAM-dependent methyltransferase, which translates to MSFPGLATAIGLVERGWVPDGVVRSGIRAVIRSGLRERGRYGGTEQQEAHRRLLAEMAAAPIALNADAANAQHYEVPAAFFGLVLGPHRKYSGCYWPEGVNHLGEAEAASLRVTCEHAELQDGQDILELGCGWGSLSLWMAENYPQSHITAVSNSHSQRTFIEEQCRIRNLTNLRVITADINDFDTDDRFDRIVSVEMFEHMRNYERLMGRIADWLREDGKLFVHIFVHGRCAYLFETVGPANWLGRYFFTGGMMPADDLLPRFQRDLLLEHQWRQDGTHYRKTAEAWLANLDAQRSAVLELFERVYGPHEKQRWMRRWRVFFLSCAELFGYADGMEWWVSHYRFVKRHRPATADGGPHETVRP; encoded by the coding sequence GTGAGCTTTCCCGGTTTGGCAACGGCGATTGGCCTAGTCGAGCGCGGCTGGGTTCCCGACGGAGTCGTCCGCTCGGGGATCCGCGCGGTCATTCGTAGCGGGTTGAGGGAGCGCGGCCGCTACGGTGGGACCGAGCAGCAGGAGGCGCACCGGCGGCTACTGGCGGAGATGGCTGCGGCGCCTATTGCGCTGAACGCGGACGCCGCCAACGCCCAGCACTACGAAGTACCCGCGGCTTTCTTCGGGCTCGTGCTGGGGCCGCATCGTAAGTACAGCGGATGTTACTGGCCCGAAGGGGTCAACCATCTGGGGGAAGCCGAGGCGGCTTCGCTTCGTGTGACCTGCGAACATGCCGAGCTGCAGGATGGACAAGATATCCTCGAGCTTGGTTGCGGCTGGGGTTCGCTTTCCCTGTGGATGGCAGAGAATTATCCTCAGAGCCACATCACGGCCGTTTCCAATTCCCATTCGCAGCGGACGTTCATCGAGGAACAGTGTCGAATCCGAAACCTGACCAACCTCCGTGTCATCACCGCCGACATCAACGACTTCGACACGGACGACCGTTTCGACCGTATCGTTTCCGTGGAGATGTTCGAGCACATGCGGAACTACGAGAGGCTGATGGGTCGGATCGCCGACTGGCTGAGGGAGGACGGCAAGCTATTCGTGCACATTTTCGTTCACGGCCGGTGCGCGTACCTCTTTGAGACAGTCGGTCCGGCGAACTGGCTGGGGCGCTATTTCTTCACGGGCGGCATGATGCCCGCTGACGATCTTCTGCCCCGGTTTCAGCGAGACCTGCTGCTCGAGCATCAATGGCGGCAGGATGGTACGCACTACCGCAAGACGGCCGAAGCATGGTTGGCAAACCTCGACGCCCAGCGGTCCGCGGTGCTCGAGCTGTTTGAACGCGTCTATGGGCCGCACGAGAAACAACGCTGGATGCGTCGCTGGCGCGTTTTCTTTCTATCGTGTGCCGAGTTGTTCGGATACGCGGATGGAATGGAATGGTGGGTATCACACTACCGATTCGTGAAGCGACACCGCCCAGCCACCGCGGACGGAGGACCCCATGAAACTGTCAGGCCTTGA
- a CDS encoding DUF1295 domain-containing protein has product MSPWLIHLGSGLLAAGVMMFVLWLVQRRTHNAGIVDVGWTFGIGVLVVALAFVTPGDPIRRATVAAITAFWSLRLGTHLVRRVGREPEDGRYRNLREWAAPKEQSVLLMFFLLQATWVVLFAVPQYVAMYNAAPLGLQDAAAMLLFAVSITGEGIADRQLARFRNDPAHQGEVCRSGLWRYSRHPNYFFEWLHWFAYPLLAVGVGPAAWITLLGPMLMLVFLLKITGIPPTEQRALQSRGERYREYQRTTSAFFPWFPKEAAS; this is encoded by the coding sequence ATGAGCCCGTGGCTGATCCACCTCGGGAGCGGGCTGCTCGCCGCCGGCGTGATGATGTTCGTGCTCTGGCTCGTTCAGCGGCGAACGCACAATGCGGGCATCGTCGACGTGGGCTGGACTTTCGGGATCGGTGTGCTCGTGGTCGCGCTGGCGTTTGTGACTCCGGGTGATCCCATCCGACGGGCGACTGTTGCGGCGATAACCGCGTTCTGGTCGCTGCGGCTCGGGACGCATCTCGTGCGGCGCGTGGGCCGCGAGCCTGAAGACGGTCGCTACCGAAATTTGCGGGAGTGGGCGGCACCCAAGGAGCAGTCCGTGCTGCTGATGTTCTTCCTTCTCCAGGCGACCTGGGTCGTTCTGTTCGCCGTTCCGCAGTACGTGGCCATGTACAACGCCGCGCCATTGGGCCTGCAGGACGCTGCAGCGATGCTCCTTTTCGCCGTATCGATTACGGGAGAGGGGATTGCGGACCGCCAGCTGGCTCGCTTCCGGAACGATCCTGCCCATCAGGGGGAGGTATGCCGTTCGGGTCTGTGGCGCTACTCTCGACATCCGAACTACTTCTTTGAGTGGCTGCACTGGTTTGCGTACCCCTTGCTGGCAGTTGGCGTGGGACCGGCAGCTTGGATCACGCTGCTCGGGCCGATGCTGATGCTTGTCTTCCTGCTGAAGATTACCGGCATTCCCCCGACCGAGCAGCGAGCGCTCCAAAGTCGTGGGGAGCGCTATCGCGAATACCAGCGCACCACCAGCGCCTTTTTCCCCTGGTTCCCCAAGGAGGCTGCCTCGTGA
- a CDS encoding DUF2878 domain-containing protein yields the protein MSRIAANLLGFQTAWWACVLSARSDRAWIGICIALVAFTVHLAVSPMRRVDWWFVPLAAGVGYAADNIATRFGALEFPVAESVMFPAPLWVGALWLAFATTLNTSFAWLKARPGLAAVVGAISGPLSYAAGSALGVVTLPSPAWSALVLAVAWGATLPGIMLIATRCVMHTRPSVVRHVKVAGGAP from the coding sequence ATGAGTCGCATTGCGGCGAATCTCCTCGGTTTTCAAACGGCGTGGTGGGCTTGCGTTCTCAGCGCCCGGTCCGACAGGGCATGGATTGGAATCTGCATCGCGCTGGTTGCGTTCACCGTTCATCTCGCGGTCTCCCCGATGCGGCGAGTCGATTGGTGGTTCGTTCCCCTCGCGGCCGGAGTGGGTTACGCGGCGGACAACATCGCGACGCGATTCGGTGCACTGGAATTCCCGGTGGCGGAATCCGTCATGTTTCCGGCTCCACTATGGGTCGGGGCACTCTGGCTGGCGTTTGCGACAACGTTGAACACATCGTTTGCCTGGTTGAAGGCGCGTCCTGGATTGGCTGCCGTGGTGGGCGCTATCAGCGGACCGCTTTCGTATGCTGCCGGGAGCGCCCTCGGCGTGGTCACTCTGCCAAGTCCCGCATGGAGCGCTCTGGTGCTCGCCGTGGCTTGGGGCGCAACGTTGCCTGGGATCATGCTGATCGCCACGAGGTGTGTCATGCACACGCGACCGTCAGTTGTTCGTCACGTGAAGGTTGCGGGAGGAGCACCATGA
- a CDS encoding class I SAM-dependent methyltransferase, which produces MLTESTIPSARARGREFRPGWLDRIARRLVFGALEAMREGSIEVYDGSACRRFGDPGAPEELRADVAIDDARFYRALLLGGTLGAAEAYVDGLWRTKELTALIRLLLRNESAFRDLNGPLTRLSALRQRLGHALRRNTKAGSRRNIAAHYDLSNDFYGLFLDETMTYSCGIFERPKSTLRDASIAKLDRICRKLQLAPHDHVVEIGSGWGSFAVHAAKRYGCRVTTTTISVQQYEFARQRIAAAGLDDRVKVLLRDYRDLKGHYDKLVSIEMIEAVGWQYFDTFFKTCSELLKPDGAACIQVITMADRYYEDAKRSVDFIKKYIFPGSCIPSIGAMTRSLARATDLTVAHLEDITPHYAQTLRSWYDRFREELPKIHGLGFSPEFIRMWEFYLCYCEAGFHERTIGNVQMMLVKPRFRGELPMGTIAGANLP; this is translated from the coding sequence ATGCTGACAGAATCAACCATTCCCAGCGCCCGGGCTCGTGGGCGGGAGTTTCGCCCCGGTTGGCTCGACCGAATCGCCAGACGCCTGGTGTTCGGGGCATTGGAGGCCATGCGGGAGGGATCGATCGAGGTCTACGACGGCAGCGCTTGTCGGCGTTTCGGCGATCCAGGCGCCCCCGAGGAGCTTCGCGCCGACGTTGCGATCGACGATGCACGTTTCTACCGGGCGCTGCTTTTGGGCGGAACGCTCGGCGCTGCGGAAGCATACGTCGACGGCTTGTGGCGCACAAAAGAGCTCACTGCGCTCATCCGCCTGCTGCTGCGTAACGAAAGCGCTTTCCGAGATTTAAACGGGCCATTGACCCGGTTGTCGGCCCTCAGGCAGCGCCTGGGGCACGCCCTTCGCCGGAACACGAAGGCCGGAAGCCGGAGGAACATTGCCGCGCATTATGACCTCAGCAACGATTTCTACGGGCTCTTTCTCGACGAGACGATGACCTACTCGTGCGGCATTTTCGAGCGTCCGAAGAGCACGCTGCGTGACGCGTCGATTGCCAAGCTGGATCGGATCTGCCGCAAGTTGCAACTCGCGCCTCACGACCACGTTGTCGAAATCGGATCGGGCTGGGGCAGCTTCGCGGTGCATGCGGCGAAGCGCTATGGCTGCCGCGTGACAACCACGACGATCTCCGTTCAGCAGTACGAATTTGCCCGGCAGAGGATCGCGGCAGCGGGGCTCGACGATCGCGTCAAGGTCCTGCTGCGAGATTACCGTGATCTTAAGGGGCATTACGACAAACTTGTCTCCATCGAAATGATCGAGGCCGTCGGCTGGCAGTATTTCGACACGTTCTTCAAGACTTGCAGCGAACTGCTCAAGCCCGATGGCGCCGCCTGTATTCAGGTGATCACCATGGCGGATCGCTATTATGAGGATGCGAAGCGATCGGTGGACTTCATCAAAAAGTACATCTTTCCCGGGAGCTGCATTCCCTCGATCGGGGCGATGACCCGCTCCCTCGCCCGGGCGACGGATCTGACCGTCGCTCACCTTGAGGATATCACTCCGCATTACGCTCAGACCTTGCGCAGTTGGTACGATCGATTTCGCGAAGAGTTGCCCAAAATCCACGGGCTTGGATTCTCCCCGGAGTTCATCCGAATGTGGGAGTTCTACCTCTGTTACTGTGAGGCGGGATTCCACGAACGCACCATCGGCAACGTTCAGATGATGCTGGTCAAGCCACGTTTTCGAGGCGAGTTGCCCATGGGCACGATCGCGGGGGCGAACCTGCCATGA
- a CDS encoding DUF1365 domain-containing protein, which yields MGFTKTGSTAPWRCAGPSGRSCNVRSAIYEGRVRHRRYSPVEHAFQHRVFMMYLDLDELPTLFRRHPLWSCEGRAPARFRRRDHLKNHAPADRDLREAVMDLVAEQTGTRPAGPVRLLTHLEYFRYRFNPVSFYFCFDAADQRVETIIAEINNTPWGEQHCYVLPTRADARGGGVKRFQFDKTFHVSPFMGMDTRYTWLFTEPSAQLSIHMENARNGEKYFDASMTLRRREISGAALNLVLLKYPLMTLRVIAAIHWQALRLWLKRCPYHPHPSTLAEGGPRAESC from the coding sequence ATGGGTTTCACGAAGACGGGGTCAACAGCGCCCTGGCGGTGTGCCGGTCCTTCGGGAAGGAGTTGTAACGTGCGCAGTGCGATTTACGAAGGCCGCGTACGTCACCGTCGTTATTCCCCGGTCGAGCACGCTTTTCAACACCGGGTCTTCATGATGTACCTGGATCTGGACGAGCTTCCGACATTGTTTCGGCGCCATCCATTGTGGTCCTGCGAAGGAAGGGCCCCGGCCCGGTTCCGGCGCCGCGATCACCTGAAAAACCATGCACCGGCCGACCGGGATCTTCGGGAAGCCGTGATGGACCTCGTTGCCGAACAAACTGGAACGCGCCCCGCCGGGCCGGTTCGCCTGCTTACCCACCTCGAGTATTTCCGCTACCGGTTCAATCCCGTGAGTTTCTATTTCTGTTTTGACGCCGCGGACCAACGGGTGGAGACGATTATTGCGGAGATCAACAACACGCCCTGGGGCGAGCAGCATTGCTATGTCCTGCCGACCCGCGCCGATGCGCGCGGGGGTGGTGTCAAGCGATTCCAGTTCGACAAGACCTTTCACGTCTCGCCGTTCATGGGCATGGATACAAGGTACACGTGGCTTTTCACCGAACCGTCTGCGCAGCTCAGCATCCACATGGAAAACGCGCGGAACGGTGAGAAATACTTTGATGCCAGTATGACGCTGCGCAGGCGGGAGATTTCGGGCGCGGCCTTGAACCTCGTCCTGCTGAAATACCCGCTGATGACGCTACGGGTGATCGCGGCGATTCACTGGCAGGCGCTTCGACTGTGGCTGAAGCGCTGTCCGTATCATCCTCATCCTTCCACGCTCGCGGAGGGAGGGCCGAGGGCCGAGTCATGCTGA